The nucleotide sequence AACCCATTCGCAGGGATGATAATAAATGCTGATGATGCCGCCGCCTTCGCCGATCAGCTCCTGGCGCGCTTTATCGAAGCGGCGGCAGGCGTCTTGCAGAGATTCGTCAGTCCAGTCCCTGGTGCGGACCACGCAATCGCCCAGTTCGAGGATGTTGAGAACGCCGCCGTAGCGGAAGGGGCGGTCGTTCAGGTTAACATGCGAGGTTTCATCCAGATAGAGCGGGATGTTCCATTGACGTAAGGCGGCGTAACTTTCCGGCGTCCATGAACTGCCGGGCTGGCCGTAGCAGGAGGGAGATACGCCGAAGGTTTCGTTCAGCCATTGCAAGCCCAAGCCCTCGCGGCGGATGAATTCCTGTACGCCTTCTTGCCAATCCAAATCGCGGGAATATTCCGACGGCGTGGGGTGTACGCTGTGATAGGTGGAGTGATAGGCGATATCGTGGCGGGAAAGAGCCAGGATGACGTCCTCGCGTCCTCGTTCCCTTAAAACCCGCGCTTTCTCGCCGACGATTTTGAACGTAGCGCGGACGCCCCGGGCGGAGAAGATTTCCGCCAGGCGCATGGCGGCGCCGTCCGATTCCGGCAGGATATAGTCTTCCGTATCGAACCAGAACGTAACGTAGACCGTAGGATGTTTATCCGCGTCTTTTACTGGTTTTTCCCCAGCGAACGACGCTAACGCTCCGATAACGATTATGTCGAAAAACAATGCGATTTTAGAGAATTTCATCTTCCCGCCTCCATGTATCAATACTTATTCCAATGTTTAAGCGGCGCGGAGCTGCCGCCGGAAAAGGCTCCTATAGCCGCCGGTACGCTGTAACATTGCTCGTAATAATCGCCAAGGGCGGGGATATCAATGGGAAGCGATCCAAAGATTTCTTTCAAGTTTCCCGCCTTTCCCAACGCGGCGCTTTCTTTTTGAATTTGAAAACCGCCATGTTCGCTATCTATGAATTTTGGGTCTTGTTGAATGACGCGGCTCGATTCGCTGACGGGAAGCGATGGTCCTGAGAATTGACGGTTATCCAATTGAAACCATAGATTATTGGCGAAACGAAAGGTTTGCGGCTGGGTATTGGGGCCGATGTTAACGAACGTAGATACGTTACGATCGAAGACGACGATATTGTTGGCGAAGACGTTGTTGCGGCAGGGGACGAAGCGCTCACCCGTGGTTTCCTGCAAAATTCTAGCAACCCATTTTTGCGGCTTGTAGATTGTATTATGGGCGAATAAGCCGTTTTCGCAGCCGACGAAGGCGATGGGCGTTTCCGCGCCGATAAATACGTTAGCCCAAACGGCGATATTAGCCGCTTCGTAAGGCGCATCGAGAGGCCGGAAATAGGGCAAACCTGTCGAGCCGCCCATATTAACGGCGCGTTGGCCTGCATGGTCGAAGCGGTTGGCGTAGAGAAGCAACCGGGCGCATCCTCCCTTGGCTTGAATGCCGGAACTGCCGCAATCCTGAATCGTATTATGCGCGAGGACGCCGTCATGGCATCCTACCATATCGATCGCCGATCCCCCGTCGCCGGGATTGATAACCGAACAATT is from Candidatus Omnitrophota bacterium and encodes:
- a CDS encoding right-handed parallel beta-helix repeat-containing protein — encoded protein: MRVNDAVKIFRFSGKSVLFPAVLFLGMIWIIKTTAFGQDCSLPAPFDANAVYTRTIYLSPHGDDAQGAGTQDKPYRSLTKAAEKARPGTRILMSPGQYPPNNYIQNLRGEAHAPILICGATGEDPAVISGGGTGIQLSDPRYVILQNFTVSGASGNGVNIDDGGSYDTPAEYVILRGLTVRDIGPSGNHDGIKLSGLDRFRVENCSVINPGDGGSAIDMVGCHDGVLAHNTIQDCGSSGIQAKGGCARLLLYANRFDHAGQRAVNMGGSTGLPYFRPLDAPYEAANIAVWANVFIGAETPIAFVGCENGLFAHNTIYKPQKWVARILQETTGERFVPCRNNVFANNIVVFDRNVSTFVNIGPNTQPQTFRFANNLWFQLDNRQFSGPSLPVSESSRVIQQDPKFIDSEHGGFQIQKESAALGKAGNLKEIFGSLPIDIPALGDYYEQCYSVPAAIGAFSGGSSAPLKHWNKY